A single genomic interval of Chitinophaga sp. 180180018-3 harbors:
- a CDS encoding TlpA disulfide reductase family protein, producing the protein MKKLLSLFILASVMAITGRAQENATLHIGDPAPVLKYSDWIKGTPVHSFTGDQLYMLEFWATWCAPCIAAMPHISKLQKQYKGKITVIGVNVWEGRKDKLSPAATLPTVRKFVKTNHEKMGFSVIADSNDEHMANRWLGDAGITGIPSTFLVRNGKIVWIGHPFEVDTVISQILNGRFNMEEYKQRYEKTTRSSREKAFSKTLEPVYAAMGAKEYKSALTLVDKLIVEEPANKLVLVAIKFDILLEINQQEAIAYGDVARQEGVLEAPFILSVVALRDGLEKSTYLWAAGCYQKNKSAINPMQLHALASCYAKGGDYHNAVLEEKKAITAAKTALKDGQFTSYIKHDTVNKYEEALTQYKLCL; encoded by the coding sequence ATGAAAAAGTTATTAAGCCTGTTCATATTGGCGTCTGTTATGGCCATTACAGGACGTGCACAAGAAAATGCTACGCTACACATTGGCGATCCGGCGCCCGTACTTAAATATTCAGATTGGATCAAAGGCACGCCTGTTCATTCTTTTACAGGTGATCAGTTATATATGCTGGAATTCTGGGCCACCTGGTGCGCGCCGTGTATAGCTGCTATGCCGCATATTTCTAAACTGCAAAAACAATACAAAGGGAAAATAACGGTTATCGGCGTCAATGTATGGGAAGGCAGAAAAGACAAACTCTCACCGGCGGCCACCCTGCCAACGGTCAGAAAGTTTGTGAAAACGAACCATGAGAAGATGGGTTTTTCGGTCATCGCAGACAGTAACGACGAGCACATGGCCAATAGATGGTTAGGCGATGCAGGGATCACCGGTATCCCCTCCACGTTCCTTGTTCGGAACGGGAAGATCGTGTGGATTGGACATCCATTTGAAGTGGATACTGTCATCTCCCAAATCTTAAACGGCCGTTTCAATATGGAGGAATATAAGCAACGTTATGAGAAAACCACCCGCAGCTCCCGGGAGAAGGCTTTCTCAAAAACATTGGAACCGGTTTATGCAGCTATGGGCGCCAAGGAATATAAATCGGCACTTACATTGGTGGATAAACTGATCGTAGAAGAACCCGCCAACAAACTGGTGCTGGTAGCTATTAAATTTGATATCCTGCTTGAAATTAATCAGCAGGAGGCCATTGCCTACGGAGATGTGGCCCGGCAGGAAGGGGTATTAGAGGCACCCTTTATACTATCGGTGGTTGCATTACGCGATGGCTTGGAAAAAAGCACCTATCTATGGGCAGCAGGATGTTATCAAAAAAATAAATCAGCTATCAATCCAATGCAACTGCATGCGCTGGCATCCTGCTACGCAAAAGGCGGAGATTATCATAATGCCGTGCTCGAGGAAAAAAAAGCGATAACAGCTGCGAAAACAGCACTGAAAGATGGGCAGTTTACCAGCTACATTAAACATGATACGGTTAATAAATATGAGGAAGCATTGACCCAATATAAATTATGCTTGTGA
- a CDS encoding protein-disulfide reductase DsbD domain-containing protein — protein sequence MMKCLIIFLLFLLVVLRIHAQSGFDARIAEAAKTLTCPAPDDRNPVSLNAQLLQEKDSIAIIVKVVIAPGWHIYQYVPSSLPYIVIGHILELPETVRASGSWIEPRPTSYANDPGVLVYENEAVFIQKAVKSAAAKAGNPIRTGLFYQTCDLRQCLPPDEKMVDLKL from the coding sequence ATGATGAAGTGCCTGATCATATTCCTTCTCTTCTTGCTCGTAGTATTGAGGATACATGCGCAATCCGGTTTTGATGCCCGGATTGCGGAAGCAGCTAAAACACTGACTTGTCCCGCGCCAGACGATCGTAACCCGGTTTCCCTGAATGCGCAATTGCTCCAGGAAAAAGACAGCATCGCCATTATTGTGAAAGTAGTGATAGCGCCGGGGTGGCATATCTATCAGTATGTGCCGTCTTCACTGCCCTATATTGTGATCGGCCATATACTGGAACTGCCGGAAACCGTCCGTGCTTCCGGCTCCTGGATCGAGCCCCGGCCTACATCCTACGCCAATGACCCCGGAGTGCTGGTGTATGAAAATGAAGCGGTGTTTATTCAAAAAGCAGTGAAATCAGCTGCTGCCAAAGCGGGGAACCCGATCCGGACCGGACTGTTCTATCAAACCTGTGACCTGCGTCAATGCCTTCCGCCGGATGAAAAAATGGTAGATCTGAAGCTGTGA
- a CDS encoding class I SAM-dependent methyltransferase, producing the protein MKTKVQKAKIIVGKILSNPKSLLQLYDEDIQYKNYLVDKYGMSQLPTIDMNELFPTLNETVHHYTFLEGTSLVTDIALLKALARSLDKCKYLEIGSFRGESIANVSEVAESCVSITLSRAEMIQLGASEEFVKVSGMFMNNLKNTTRIEANSLTFKFETLKDKFDLIFVDGDHSYGALKSDTRNVFPLLRDSNSVLAWHDYGNYTERVRYQVLAGILDGLPVEEHKHLYHVSNTMCAVYMKNVNAKFKTSYINVNDYPNKEFSVTLNISKIQ; encoded by the coding sequence ATGAAAACTAAAGTCCAAAAAGCAAAGATAATAGTTGGCAAAATCCTGTCTAATCCTAAAAGTTTACTGCAACTATATGATGAAGACATTCAATACAAAAACTATCTTGTTGATAAATATGGGATGAGTCAGTTACCGACCATAGATATGAATGAACTTTTCCCCACGTTAAATGAGACAGTGCATCACTATACCTTTTTGGAGGGAACTTCTTTAGTTACTGACATTGCATTATTGAAAGCATTGGCGCGCAGCCTTGACAAATGTAAATACCTGGAGATTGGTAGTTTCAGAGGAGAGAGCATAGCAAACGTTTCGGAAGTTGCTGAAAGTTGCGTGTCAATAACATTATCAAGAGCTGAAATGATCCAATTAGGGGCTTCAGAAGAATTTGTTAAGGTTAGTGGTATGTTTATGAATAATTTGAAGAACACAACCCGTATCGAAGCAAATTCGCTTACTTTCAAATTTGAAACCCTCAAAGATAAATTTGACTTAATTTTTGTAGATGGTGATCACAGTTACGGTGCTTTAAAGTCAGATACCAGGAACGTATTTCCTTTATTAAGAGATAGCAATTCTGTATTGGCATGGCATGACTATGGTAACTATACAGAGCGTGTCAGATATCAGGTTTTAGCCGGGATACTGGATGGGTTACCCGTAGAAGAACATAAACACTTATATCATGTGTCTAATACGATGTGTGCAGTTTATATGAAGAATGTTAATGCTAAATTTAAAACTTCATATATTAACGTCAATGACTATCCCAATAAAGAGTTTTCTGTAACATTGAATATATCAAAAATTCAGTAA